A window from Priestia filamentosa encodes these proteins:
- the sigB gene encoding RNA polymerase sigma factor SigB, which produces MAAQSQPTKLSKEEVIKLIDQYQKNNDEDAQDRLVIQYKGLVESIARRYSKGGNIHEDISQVGMLGLLGAIRRFDPSYERSFESFAVPTIVGEIKRFLRDKTWSVHVPRRIKELGPRIKATVEELTTKLQRSPKVHEIADHLEVSEEEVLETMEMGQSYQALSVDHSIEADSDGSTVTILDLVGQRESGYETVDQRLVLERVLHVLTEREREIIQCTFMENLSQKDTGEKLGISQMHVSRLQRRALEKLRNAVRTDAEKVENSL; this is translated from the coding sequence ATGGCAGCACAATCTCAACCTACGAAGCTAAGTAAAGAAGAAGTTATCAAGCTTATTGATCAATATCAAAAAAATAACGATGAAGATGCTCAAGACAGACTTGTTATTCAATATAAAGGTCTTGTAGAATCCATTGCCAGAAGATATTCAAAAGGTGGCAACATTCATGAAGATATTTCTCAAGTTGGGATGCTTGGATTATTAGGAGCTATTCGTCGATTTGACCCAAGCTATGAGCGTAGTTTTGAATCATTTGCAGTCCCGACTATCGTTGGAGAAATTAAAAGATTTCTTCGTGATAAAACATGGAGTGTACATGTTCCGCGTCGGATTAAGGAACTTGGTCCACGTATTAAGGCAACAGTTGAAGAACTTACGACAAAACTTCAACGGTCACCTAAAGTACATGAGATTGCTGACCATCTTGAAGTATCTGAAGAGGAAGTACTTGAAACAATGGAGATGGGCCAAAGTTATCAAGCACTTTCTGTTGATCACTCAATTGAAGCAGATTCAGATGGAAGTACAGTAACAATCCTAGATTTAGTGGGGCAAAGAGAAAGCGGATATGAGACTGTTGACCAACGGTTAGTATTAGAGAGAGTACTCCACGTTTTAACAGAGCGCGAGCGAGAAATCATTCAGTGTACTTTTATGGAAAACTTAAGTCAAAAAGATACAGGAGAGAAGTTAGGTATTTCTCAAATGCATGTATCAAGACTTCAGCGAAGAGCGTTAGAAAAGCTGC
- a CDS encoding anti-sigma regulatory factor, which translates to MEFQSCVKIITEWDIVAARQLGRNVSKELGFGTVDQARITTAISELARNIYLYTDKGQICIEKIFERGKSGLLIIAKDQGPGIADIRKVMEDGYTTSGGLGAGLPGVKRLVDQFDINSVVNEGTEIRAVKWLR; encoded by the coding sequence ATGGAATTCCAATCCTGCGTCAAAATTATTACGGAGTGGGATATTGTGGCTGCCCGTCAATTAGGTCGCAATGTCTCTAAAGAGTTAGGTTTCGGAACGGTCGATCAAGCTCGGATTACAACCGCAATCTCTGAACTAGCTCGGAATATATATTTATATACAGATAAAGGCCAAATATGCATCGAGAAGATATTTGAAAGAGGAAAATCGGGCCTTTTAATCATAGCAAAAGACCAAGGTCCGGGAATTGCGGACATACGAAAAGTAATGGAAGACGGTTATACAACCTCAGGAGGATTAGGAGCTGGTCTTCCTGGTGTAAAAAGACTCGTTGATCAATTTGATATTAATTCAGTTGTTAATGAAGGAACAGAAATTCGAGCAGTTAAGTGGCTCCGGTAA
- a CDS encoding STAS domain-containing protein, whose product MRIPILKLYDYLLVSIQWELDDQTAIQFQEDLLNKIHQTGAKGVVIDLTSIDMIDSFIAKVLGDVVNMSGLMGAKVVLTGIQPAVAITLIELGIGLSDVWTALDLEKGLEKLQYELGE is encoded by the coding sequence ATGCGAATTCCTATATTAAAGCTATATGACTACTTATTAGTTTCCATTCAGTGGGAGCTTGACGATCAAACCGCAATCCAATTTCAAGAAGATCTATTAAATAAAATTCACCAAACAGGTGCAAAAGGAGTCGTAATTGACTTAACATCAATCGATATGATTGATTCATTTATAGCAAAAGTTTTAGGTGATGTTGTTAACATGTCCGGACTGATGGGAGCAAAAGTCGTCTTAACTGGTATTCAGCCAGCAGTAGCCATTACTCTTATTGAACTTGGGATTGGATTAAGCGATGTATGGACAGCCTTAGATTTGGAAAAAGGACTTGAGAAGCTCCAGTATGAATTGGGGGAATAG
- a CDS encoding type II toxin-antitoxin system PemK/MazF family toxin, translating into MVVKRGDVYFADLSPVVGSEQGGVRPVLVIQNNIGNRFSPTVIVAAITAQIQKAKLPTHVEINAKKYGFERDSVILLEQVRTIDKQRLTDKITHLDEEMMSKVDKALQISLGLIDF; encoded by the coding sequence TTGGTAGTAAAACGTGGCGACGTTTATTTCGCTGATTTATCTCCCGTTGTTGGTTCTGAGCAAGGAGGGGTCCGACCAGTCCTTGTTATTCAAAACAACATTGGTAACCGTTTTAGTCCCACGGTTATTGTCGCAGCCATTACCGCTCAAATTCAAAAAGCAAAGCTACCTACGCATGTAGAAATTAATGCTAAGAAATACGGGTTTGAACGAGACTCCGTTATTCTGTTAGAGCAGGTTCGAACAATTGATAAGCAGCGTTTAACAGACAAGATTACGCATCTTGATGAAGAAATGATGAGTAAAGTCGATAAAGCGTTACAAATTAGCCTTGGGCTTATTGATTTTTAG
- the rsbW gene encoding anti-sigma B factor RsbW, which produces MKQPYDIVEMKIPAKPDYVAIARLTLSGIANRMGFSYDDIEDMKIAISEACTNAVQHAYKEEIGEITVAFGLYEEYLEIVVADKGESFDYGDLQKEAGPYETSREVEELPEGGLGLYLIDTLMDQTKITHNKGLTLMMAKNLQREQVESDGSTISTYEAK; this is translated from the coding sequence ATGAAACAACCATATGATATCGTAGAGATGAAAATCCCTGCTAAACCAGATTATGTGGCCATTGCTCGTTTAACGTTATCGGGAATTGCTAACAGAATGGGCTTTTCCTATGACGATATTGAAGATATGAAAATTGCAATTAGTGAAGCATGTACGAACGCTGTACAGCATGCCTATAAAGAAGAAATTGGAGAGATTACAGTTGCTTTTGGTCTTTACGAAGAATATTTAGAGATCGTTGTAGCTGATAAAGGTGAATCATTTGATTATGGTGACTTGCAAAAAGAAGCAGGACCATATGAAACATCTCGAGAAGTTGAAGAACTACCAGAAGGTGGTCTTGGCTTATATTTGATCGATACTCTTATGGACCAAACAAAAATTACTCATAATAAAGGTCTTACTTTAATGATGGCGAAGAACTTACAAAGAGAGCAGGTGGAGAGTGATGGCAGCACAATCTCAACCTACGAAGCTAAGTAA
- a CDS encoding PP2C family protein-serine/threonine phosphatase: MDFQNEMKALYRDILSSYLQTPNETVLYEGQKLSRKSLENNISPEDIVSIHKEVIEEIHQDIPKEVLQSLDFLLEMMISYGLALGEHQMLKSKQIELNSEIEIASNVQQNLLGTAVPSLKSLDIGAISIPAKKMSGDYYHFVQDENDRISIAVADVIGKGIPAAMCMSMIKYAMDSLPESRKTPDYVLENLNNVVEQNVDPSMFITMFFGIYDSADGSFCYSSAGHEPGFYYNAKEDKFSDIDGKGLVLGVDRHRKYKQYEKHLEIGDLIVLLTDGVTECRTEEGFIEREQIIDLIRKYMHLPAQEVVHSIYKELEKLQDFQLRDDFTLIILKRLV, encoded by the coding sequence ATGGATTTTCAAAATGAAATGAAGGCACTATACCGGGACATACTCAGCAGCTATTTGCAAACGCCAAATGAAACGGTGTTGTATGAAGGGCAAAAGCTAAGCCGTAAGTCTCTTGAGAATAATATCTCCCCTGAAGATATTGTTAGTATCCATAAAGAAGTGATTGAAGAAATTCATCAAGATATTCCAAAAGAAGTTCTCCAATCATTGGATTTTCTACTTGAAATGATGATTAGCTATGGGCTTGCGCTAGGTGAACATCAAATGCTCAAGAGCAAGCAAATTGAGCTGAACTCTGAAATTGAAATCGCCTCAAATGTTCAACAAAATTTGCTTGGTACAGCAGTGCCTTCCTTAAAGTCGCTAGATATTGGGGCTATTAGTATTCCCGCTAAAAAGATGAGCGGGGATTATTATCATTTTGTACAAGACGAGAATGATCGTATTAGCATTGCTGTTGCTGATGTTATTGGAAAAGGTATTCCGGCTGCAATGTGTATGTCAATGATCAAATATGCTATGGATAGCTTACCTGAATCAAGGAAGACTCCTGACTATGTATTGGAGAATTTAAACAATGTAGTAGAACAAAATGTTGATCCAAGCATGTTTATTACCATGTTTTTCGGTATCTATGACTCTGCGGATGGAAGTTTCTGCTACTCCTCAGCAGGTCATGAGCCAGGATTCTATTACAATGCGAAAGAAGACAAGTTTTCAGATATAGACGGTAAGGGCCTTGTCTTAGGGGTTGATCGACATCGTAAATACAAACAGTATGAAAAGCATCTTGAGATAGGAGATCTTATTGTTCTGTTAACAGATGGGGTAACAGAATGCCGAACAGAAGAAGGATTTATTGAGCGAGAACAAATTATTGATCTTATTCGGAAGTATATGCATCTTCCAGCTCAAGAAGTTGTACACTCTATTTACAAGGAATTGGAAAAATTACAAGATTTCCAACTTCGTGATGATTTTACCCTTATTATTTTAAAAAGATTGGTTTAA
- a CDS encoding STAS domain-containing protein, which translates to MNLSIDVQMKDEKHYITLAGEIDAYTAPELKNKFMELAQLSEPYIVVDLTNVSYMDSTGLGVFIALLKAIKSSEGKLKFVGVSERIKRLFDITGLTEILNVNSHVEGGVK; encoded by the coding sequence GTGAACTTATCAATAGATGTACAAATGAAGGATGAAAAACATTACATCACTTTAGCCGGTGAAATCGACGCTTATACAGCGCCAGAGTTAAAAAATAAATTTATGGAATTAGCACAGTTGTCAGAACCATATATTGTTGTGGATTTGACAAATGTTTCTTATATGGATAGTACAGGTTTAGGTGTATTTATTGCGCTACTAAAAGCAATTAAGAGTAGCGAAGGTAAATTGAAATTTGTTGGTGTTTCAGAACGAATTAAACGTTTGTTTGACATCACAGGTCTAACGGAAATTTTAAATGTAAATTCTCACGTAGAGGGTGGCGTAAAATGA
- a CDS encoding STAS domain-containing protein: MERSIQQYIIEHRQEIAKGWLDTMKDVSAEPLTNVVSENVYVSMNSEFLDIIFSHQIESPEHFRTKLEEFIERVVKLGWPLTYLTRAIRLLRKVILELLMEDEFARDDNYVPMETVQELELWAEPIYHELEDIYATSWENTINLQKVALQELSAPLIPIFDNITVMPLVGTIDTERASIIMENLLEGVVKHRSEVVLIDITGVPVVDTMVAHHIIQASEAVRLVGAKCLIVGIRPEIAQTIVNLGIRLDQVITKNSLRVGVERALEITNRQIISMEE; encoded by the coding sequence ATGGAACGGAGTATTCAACAATATATAATTGAACATAGACAAGAAATCGCAAAAGGTTGGCTTGATACAATGAAGGATGTATCAGCAGAACCTCTTACAAATGTAGTATCTGAGAACGTTTATGTTAGCATGAATTCTGAATTTCTTGATATTATCTTTAGTCACCAAATAGAGTCACCTGAGCACTTTAGAACAAAGTTAGAAGAGTTCATTGAACGTGTTGTAAAACTCGGCTGGCCACTCACATATTTGACGCGAGCAATTCGTTTGCTTCGTAAAGTAATCCTAGAGTTGCTTATGGAAGATGAGTTTGCACGTGATGATAACTACGTGCCCATGGAAACTGTGCAAGAATTAGAGCTATGGGCAGAACCTATCTATCATGAGTTAGAAGACATCTACGCGACATCTTGGGAAAACACAATTAATCTCCAAAAAGTGGCTCTTCAAGAACTATCAGCGCCGCTTATTCCAATCTTTGATAACATCACAGTGATGCCTCTGGTAGGAACGATTGACACGGAACGGGCAAGCATTATCATGGAAAATCTTTTAGAGGGTGTTGTAAAACATCGGTCAGAAGTTGTGCTTATTGATATAACAGGAGTTCCTGTTGTTGATACAATGGTGGCACATCATATTATCCAAGCTTCGGAGGCAGTACGACTAGTTGGGGCGAAATGTCTTATTGTTGGTATTCGTCCTGAAATTGCCCAAACAATTGTTAATCTTGGCATTCGTTTAGATCAAGTTATTACGAAAAATTCTCTAAGAGTAGGCGTTGAACGCGCCCTTGAAATAACAAACAGACAAATTATAAGTATGGAGGAATAG